From the genome of Naumannella halotolerans, one region includes:
- a CDS encoding M16 family metallopeptidase: MTENMPGAASACIGFFIGTGSRSETVLQHGASHFLEHVLFKGTPTRAPEDISAEIEQVGGDINAYTAKEHTCFHAKVIGSDGPMAVDVLSDMLANSLIRSADLEAEREVILDEIAMHTDDPGEVAHELVSGRLLAGDALERPVIGTHHSIVDMTRRRVLNYWRRHYRPENIVVSVAGVADHDRLIDQLEEFAGQLPGPATGAPIHHTTSSARPAVIPAAVISRSRDFEQSNAVMGFRGVGVLDPRRPALNLLATILGGGMSSRLFVEVRERRGLAYAIDATEGAYSDTGLFAIEWANQSERTAEIVSVVRDQIADLLDGGITAEEVERAKGQVRGQTILGYEGALPRMSRNGSGLLIGDDRTIEEMVEAYEAVGVDELTEVARTYLSVPPVIGIVGQRPNRRKVERLLRRWPG, from the coding sequence GTGACCGAGAACATGCCCGGTGCAGCCTCTGCCTGCATCGGCTTCTTCATCGGCACCGGATCCCGCTCGGAGACGGTGCTGCAGCATGGTGCCTCCCACTTCTTGGAACACGTCTTGTTCAAGGGCACACCGACTCGGGCGCCGGAGGACATCTCGGCCGAGATCGAACAGGTCGGCGGTGACATCAATGCCTACACAGCCAAGGAACACACCTGCTTCCACGCGAAGGTGATCGGTTCCGACGGACCGATGGCAGTCGACGTCCTCTCCGACATGCTCGCCAATTCGCTGATCCGGTCGGCCGACCTGGAGGCCGAACGGGAGGTGATCCTGGACGAGATCGCGATGCACACCGACGATCCGGGTGAGGTCGCCCACGAGTTGGTCAGCGGACGGTTGCTGGCCGGTGACGCCCTCGAACGGCCGGTCATCGGCACCCACCACTCGATCGTCGACATGACCCGGCGCCGGGTGCTCAACTACTGGCGCCGCCACTACCGCCCGGAGAACATCGTGGTCAGTGTCGCCGGGGTGGCCGACCATGATCGACTCATTGATCAACTGGAGGAGTTCGCCGGCCAACTGCCGGGTCCGGCCACCGGCGCGCCCATCCATCACACGACCAGCTCAGCTCGGCCGGCGGTGATCCCGGCGGCTGTGATCAGCCGCAGCCGCGACTTCGAACAGTCGAATGCGGTGATGGGATTCCGTGGTGTCGGAGTGCTCGATCCACGGCGTCCGGCACTGAATCTGCTGGCCACCATCCTCGGTGGCGGAATGAGTTCGCGGTTGTTCGTCGAGGTACGCGAGCGCCGCGGTCTCGCCTATGCGATCGATGCCACCGAAGGTGCCTACAGTGACACCGGCCTTTTCGCCATCGAGTGGGCCAACCAGTCCGAGCGGACCGCCGAGATCGTCTCCGTCGTCCGGGACCAGATCGCCGACCTGCTCGACGGCGGAATCACCGCCGAGGAGGTGGAACGGGCCAAGGGCCAGGTGCGCGGTCAGACGATCCTGGGATACGAGGGCGCGCTGCCGCGGATGAGCCGCAACGGCAGCGGCCTGTTGATCGGTGACGACCGGACCATCGAGGAGATGGTGGAAGCCTACGAGGCTGTCGGGGTCGACGAACTCACCGAGGTGGCGCGGACGTACCTCTCGGTACCGCCGGTGATCGGCATAGTCGGACAGCGCCCCAACCGGCGCAAGGTAGAACGGCTGTTGCGTCGCTGGCCAGGGTGA
- a CDS encoding DUF2993 domain-containing protein, with protein MSETYIRSSASRPRRRNRLLLVLFTLIVLAVLLLGVDRGAAWLVGQQQAEQLQRDFGMSQTPEVTFDGFPFLTQLIAGNFERVEVHADELTVAAGEQQFTLQDTDLELLDVRGITEPVATQLNGTGVLDWNSVASLVGAPVSYAGSDAAGTGRIQVDYTAQVFGSAVTATVIGTPMLDPEAQTLTLGEAQVSVAGYELPEAVSNQLINQFAGDIPLSLPLNLKVDELSAESAGMNVAISGSEVNFSGN; from the coding sequence GTGAGCGAGACCTACATCCGCAGTTCGGCGAGCCGGCCACGGCGGCGCAACCGCCTGCTGCTCGTACTGTTCACGCTGATCGTCCTGGCGGTTCTGCTCCTCGGTGTGGACCGCGGCGCAGCCTGGCTGGTCGGACAGCAACAGGCCGAGCAGTTGCAGCGCGACTTCGGCATGAGCCAGACCCCGGAGGTCACCTTCGACGGCTTCCCCTTCCTCACCCAGTTGATCGCCGGCAACTTCGAGCGGGTCGAGGTGCACGCCGATGAGCTGACCGTCGCCGCGGGTGAACAGCAGTTCACCCTGCAGGACACCGACCTCGAACTGCTCGACGTCCGAGGCATCACCGAACCCGTCGCCACTCAGCTGAACGGCACCGGGGTGCTGGACTGGAACAGTGTCGCCTCACTGGTCGGCGCACCGGTGAGTTATGCCGGCTCCGATGCGGCGGGCACCGGCCGGATCCAGGTCGACTACACCGCCCAGGTCTTCGGTTCTGCGGTCACCGCCACCGTGATCGGTACGCCCATGCTGGACCCGGAAGCGCAGACCCTCACTCTCGGCGAGGCCCAGGTCTCGGTGGCCGGGTACGAACTGCCCGAGGCGGTGTCGAACCAGTTGATCAACCAGTTCGCGGGCGACATCCCGTTGAGTCTGCCGTTGAATCTCAAGGTCGACGAGTTGAGCGCGGAATCGGCCGGTATGAACGTGGCGATCAGCGGGTCCGAGGTGAACTTCAGCGGCAACTGA
- the dapB gene encoding 4-hydroxy-tetrahydrodipicolinate reductase, translating into MDVAVFGAGGRMGQASCQAVEASDDLNLVARIDSGDDREPATAAQVVIDFTHPDAVMDNLQWCLEHGINAVVGTTGFTDERLETLRESLTQAPGVGIVIAANFSIGAVLMMKFAEQAAAFYESAEIIELHHPNKADAPSGTATTTARRMAAARTAAGLGPSPDATQHEVPGARGATVDDIHVHSVRLRGLVAHQEVQLGAEGETLTIRHDSYDRVSFMPGVLAAVRAVPQLPGLTVGIESILGL; encoded by the coding sequence ATGGATGTTGCGGTCTTCGGGGCCGGTGGTCGGATGGGCCAGGCGAGTTGCCAGGCAGTGGAGGCCAGCGACGATCTGAACCTGGTTGCGCGGATCGACTCCGGTGACGATCGGGAGCCCGCGACCGCAGCGCAGGTCGTGATCGACTTCACCCATCCCGATGCGGTGATGGACAATCTGCAGTGGTGCCTCGAGCACGGCATCAACGCCGTTGTCGGTACCACCGGATTCACCGATGAGCGGCTGGAAACCCTGCGGGAATCGTTGACGCAGGCCCCGGGTGTGGGCATCGTGATCGCTGCCAACTTCTCCATCGGCGCAGTGCTGATGATGAAGTTCGCCGAACAGGCGGCCGCCTTCTACGAGTCGGCGGAGATCATCGAACTGCACCATCCGAACAAGGCCGATGCGCCCTCGGGTACGGCCACGACCACTGCGCGGCGAATGGCAGCTGCGCGTACCGCGGCCGGGCTCGGCCCGTCTCCCGATGCCACCCAGCACGAGGTCCCGGGGGCCCGCGGTGCCACGGTCGACGACATCCATGTGCATTCGGTACGGCTGCGCGGCCTCGTCGCCCACCAGGAGGTGCAGTTGGGTGCCGAAGGCGAGACCCTGACCATCCGGCACGACTCCTACGACCGGGTGTCCTTCATGCCCGGTGTGCTGGCCGCGGTACGGGCGGTGCCGCAGCTGCCGGGACTGACCGTCGGCATCGAATCGATCCTCGGACTCTGA
- a CDS encoding polyribonucleotide nucleotidyltransferase: MEGPEVFTTEAVIDNGAFGTHTVRFETGFLAKQAAGSATVYLDEETMLLSATTASKKPRESIDFFPLTVDVEERMYAAGRIPGSFFRREGRPSEGAILACRLIDRPLRPTFVKGLRNEVQVVVTVMALDPNSLYDVVAINAASISTQLSGLPFSGPIGGIRIALIGDQWVGFPTVEQLAESTFDMVVAGRVLADGDVAIMMVEAESTEQTWDLVKAGKTAPTESVVGAGLEAAKPFIKALCDAQAELAAKAAKPTVDFPVFRDYEDDVYAAVEADASEALAKVMSIADKVERETATDALLAEVRDRVGPQFEGRESEINGAYRALTKKLVRNKVLTEQVRIDGRGLRDIRTLSAEVGVIPRVHGSALFQRGETQILGVTTLNMLDMEQKLDVLGPETSKRYMHNYNFPPYSTGETGRVGSPKRREIGHGALAERALVPVLPTREEFPYAIRQVSEALGSNGSTSMGSVCASTMSLLNAGVPLRAPVAGIAMGLMSGEVDGQTKYIALTDILGAEDALGDMDFKVAGTKDFITALQLDTKLDGIPASVLSDALLQAKDARYTILEVMAEAIDAPDEMSPTAPRIISVTIPVDKIGEVIGPKGKIINQIQDETGANISIEDDGTIYIGADRGEAAEAARAAVNAIANPTMPEKGERYLGTVVKTTNFGAFVSLLPGKDGLLHISKLRDLTGGKRVENVDDVLSVGQKLQVEIADIDDRGKLSLIPVVEETAVETEDAPAPAQG, from the coding sequence CAGGCAGCCGGCTCGGCCACCGTCTACCTCGACGAGGAGACGATGCTGCTGTCGGCCACCACCGCCAGCAAGAAGCCGCGGGAGTCGATCGACTTCTTCCCGCTGACCGTCGACGTCGAGGAGCGGATGTATGCCGCCGGCCGGATCCCCGGCTCCTTCTTCCGCCGCGAGGGCCGGCCGTCGGAGGGCGCGATCCTGGCCTGTCGGCTGATCGACCGCCCGCTGCGCCCGACCTTCGTCAAGGGTCTGCGCAACGAGGTCCAGGTCGTCGTCACCGTGATGGCGCTGGACCCGAACAGCCTCTACGACGTGGTCGCGATCAACGCCGCCTCCATCTCCACCCAGCTCTCCGGACTGCCCTTCAGCGGACCGATCGGCGGCATCCGGATCGCCCTGATCGGCGACCAGTGGGTCGGTTTCCCGACCGTCGAGCAGTTGGCGGAGTCCACCTTTGACATGGTCGTCGCCGGCCGCGTGCTGGCCGACGGTGATGTCGCCATCATGATGGTCGAGGCCGAGTCGACCGAGCAGACCTGGGACCTGGTGAAGGCAGGCAAGACCGCCCCGACCGAGAGCGTCGTCGGTGCCGGTCTGGAAGCGGCCAAGCCGTTCATCAAGGCGCTGTGCGATGCGCAGGCCGAACTGGCGGCCAAGGCTGCCAAGCCGACCGTCGACTTCCCGGTCTTCCGTGACTACGAGGACGACGTCTACGCCGCCGTGGAGGCCGATGCCTCCGAGGCCCTGGCCAAGGTGATGAGCATCGCCGACAAGGTCGAGCGGGAGACCGCCACCGACGCGCTGCTGGCCGAGGTCCGCGACCGGGTCGGCCCGCAGTTCGAGGGCCGGGAGTCCGAGATCAACGGTGCCTACCGGGCGCTGACCAAGAAGCTGGTCCGGAACAAGGTGCTCACCGAGCAGGTACGCATCGACGGCCGCGGGCTGCGCGACATCCGTACCCTCTCGGCCGAGGTCGGGGTGATTCCGCGGGTGCACGGTTCGGCCCTGTTCCAACGCGGCGAGACCCAGATCCTGGGCGTCACCACCTTGAACATGTTGGACATGGAGCAGAAGCTCGACGTGCTGGGTCCGGAGACCTCCAAGCGCTACATGCACAACTACAACTTCCCGCCCTACTCGACCGGTGAGACCGGCCGCGTCGGTTCCCCGAAACGCCGCGAGATCGGCCACGGTGCGCTCGCCGAGCGCGCCCTGGTCCCGGTGCTGCCGACCCGCGAGGAGTTCCCCTACGCGATCCGTCAGGTCTCGGAGGCGCTGGGCTCCAACGGCTCCACCTCCATGGGTTCGGTCTGTGCCTCGACCATGTCACTGCTGAACGCCGGTGTGCCGCTGCGCGCCCCGGTCGCCGGTATCGCCATGGGCCTGATGAGTGGTGAGGTCGACGGCCAGACCAAGTACATCGCGTTGACCGACATCCTCGGAGCCGAGGACGCCCTCGGTGACATGGACTTCAAGGTCGCCGGTACCAAGGACTTCATCACCGCACTGCAGCTCGACACCAAGCTCGACGGCATCCCAGCCAGCGTGCTGTCCGATGCGTTGCTGCAGGCCAAGGATGCGCGTTACACCATCCTCGAGGTGATGGCCGAGGCCATCGACGCACCCGATGAGATGAGCCCGACCGCCCCGCGGATCATCTCGGTCACCATCCCGGTGGACAAGATCGGTGAGGTGATCGGCCCGAAGGGCAAGATCATCAACCAGATCCAGGACGAGACCGGCGCCAACATCTCGATCGAGGACGACGGCACCATCTACATCGGTGCCGATCGGGGCGAGGCAGCCGAGGCGGCACGGGCGGCGGTCAACGCGATCGCCAACCCGACCATGCCGGAGAAGGGCGAGCGCTACCTGGGAACGGTCGTGAAGACGACCAACTTCGGTGCCTTCGTCTCCCTGCTGCCGGGCAAGGACGGACTGCTGCACATCTCCAAGCTGCGTGACCTGACCGGTGGCAAGCGGGTGGAGAACGTCGACGACGTGTTGAGCGTCGGCCAGAAGCTGCAGGTCGAGATCGCCGACATCGACGATCGCGGCAAGCTGTCGCTGATCCCGGTGGTCGAGGAGACCGCGGTCGAGACCGAGGACGCCCCGGCTCCGGCCCAGGGCTGA
- a CDS encoding type 1 glutamine amidotransferase domain-containing protein, which produces MATRILHVVTNTGSFDDDPGHPTGLWLSELSHAWDVFAEHGFDQSLVSPAGGPVPLEPRAMKFPLYDRSARAFHDDPALMRLLPNTPGPEQITSEDFDAIYFTGGHAVMYDFPDSDGLQRITREIYERGGIVSSVCHGYCGLLNTRLSSGEFLITGHRMTGFSWTEEVLARVDKLVPYNAEEAAKERGARYEKAKLSFVSHAVVDGNLITGQNPGSAKETAIKVAAALQ; this is translated from the coding sequence ATGGCCACGCGCATCCTGCACGTCGTCACCAACACCGGTTCGTTCGACGACGACCCGGGCCACCCGACCGGATTGTGGCTCTCCGAGCTGTCCCATGCCTGGGACGTGTTCGCCGAGCACGGCTTCGACCAGAGCCTGGTCAGCCCGGCGGGTGGCCCGGTCCCGCTGGAACCGCGAGCGATGAAGTTCCCGCTCTACGACCGCAGCGCACGAGCTTTCCACGACGATCCTGCGCTGATGAGACTGCTACCGAACACTCCCGGGCCCGAGCAGATCACCTCCGAGGACTTCGACGCCATCTACTTCACCGGTGGCCACGCGGTGATGTACGACTTCCCCGACAGCGACGGACTGCAACGGATCACCCGGGAGATCTATGAGCGCGGCGGCATCGTCTCCTCGGTCTGCCACGGTTACTGCGGGCTGCTCAACACCCGGCTGTCCAGCGGCGAGTTCTTGATCACCGGACACCGGATGACCGGATTCTCCTGGACCGAGGAGGTCCTGGCCAGGGTCGACAAACTGGTGCCGTACAACGCAGAAGAGGCCGCGAAGGAACGTGGTGCGCGGTACGAGAAGGCGAAGCTCTCCTTCGTCTCCCACGCGGTCGTCGACGGCAATCTGATCACCGGGCAGAACCCGGGATCGGCGAAGGAGACCGCCATCAAGGTTGCAGCGGCACTTCAGTGA